Proteins encoded together in one Pseudoalteromonas xiamenensis window:
- the galE gene encoding UDP-glucose 4-epimerase GalE: MAILVTGGAGYIGSHTVLELLNAGQDVIVVDNLSNASSVSLERVSQLTGKTVTFYEGDILDKPFLDTVFAQHAIEQVIHFAGLKAVGESVRKPIEYYQTNVQGTLSLLDAMRDAGVFKLVFSSSATVYGDPTSLPIREHFPVGGTTNPYGTSKLMVEMMLQDVAKSDTRWSFAILRYFNPVGAHESGLIGEDPNGIPNNLLPYIAQVAVGKLSQLGVFGDDYDTPDGTGVRDYIHVVDLAIGHLKAMHKIENVSGVHIYNLGTGNGYSVLDMVKAFEKAAGKAIPYEVKPRRAGDIAATYAAPEKALNELGWKAERGIDDMMMDTWRWQSNNPNGYRA; the protein is encoded by the coding sequence ATGGCCATATTAGTGACAGGCGGAGCTGGGTACATCGGTTCACACACTGTTTTAGAATTACTGAATGCAGGGCAAGACGTTATTGTCGTCGATAACTTAAGCAACGCATCTTCAGTGTCACTTGAGCGTGTAAGCCAACTGACAGGAAAGACGGTAACGTTTTATGAAGGGGATATTTTGGATAAACCCTTTTTGGACACCGTGTTTGCGCAACACGCTATTGAGCAAGTAATTCATTTTGCTGGATTAAAAGCAGTCGGCGAGTCAGTGCGAAAGCCGATTGAGTACTATCAAACAAATGTACAAGGCACATTGTCATTGCTTGATGCGATGCGTGATGCGGGGGTGTTCAAACTGGTCTTTAGTTCTTCAGCAACCGTGTACGGCGATCCTACATCACTGCCTATTCGTGAACATTTCCCTGTTGGCGGCACCACCAATCCTTATGGCACATCGAAACTCATGGTGGAAATGATGCTGCAGGATGTGGCGAAATCGGATACGCGTTGGTCGTTTGCGATTTTACGCTACTTCAATCCGGTTGGTGCGCACGAAAGTGGCTTGATTGGTGAAGATCCTAACGGAATACCAAATAATTTATTGCCGTATATTGCGCAAGTAGCAGTTGGAAAGTTGTCGCAACTTGGTGTATTTGGCGATGATTATGATACGCCTGACGGAACGGGGGTTCGTGATTATATTCATGTCGTTGACCTTGCGATTGGACATCTAAAAGCAATGCACAAAATTGAAAACGTTTCGGGTGTACATATCTACAATCTTGGTACAGGGAACGGATATTCCGTATTAGACATGGTAAAGGCATTCGAAAAAGCAGCTGGGAAAGCAATTCCATATGAGGTCAAACCTCGTCGTGCTGGTGATATCGCTGCAACGTACGCCGCACCAGAAAAAGCTCTTAATGAACTGGGTTGGAAAGCTGAGCGGGGTATTGATGACATGATGATGGATACGTGGCGTTGGCAAAGTAATAACCCAAATGGTTATCGAGCTTAA
- a CDS encoding phosphoribulokinase — protein MSDKHPIIAITGSSGAGTTTTTSAIKHIFRSLNAKAAYVEGDSFHRFTRPEMDKLKREAVQTGKHISYFGEQANDFGALESLFEEYGATGAGKVRRYLHTFDEAVPYNQLPGTFTPYQELETNSDILFYEGLHGGVVTEQHDVAMHVDLLIGMVPIINLEWIQKLIRDTNERGHSREAVMSSIVNSMDDYIQHITPQFSRTHINFQRVPTVDTSNPFSAKDIPSLDESFVVIRFRGIEDVNFPYYLQMIDGSFMSRINTLVVPGGKMGLAMELVLTPLIRDLLVKKRALENMAPVDLPI, from the coding sequence ATGTCAGACAAGCATCCCATCATCGCGATTACAGGTAGTTCAGGTGCAGGGACAACAACGACAACCAGTGCTATTAAACACATTTTCCGAAGTCTTAATGCCAAAGCGGCTTACGTTGAGGGCGATAGCTTCCATCGTTTTACTCGCCCTGAAATGGATAAACTCAAACGAGAAGCTGTCCAGACGGGTAAACACATTAGTTATTTTGGCGAACAAGCCAATGACTTTGGCGCGTTAGAGTCTCTTTTTGAAGAATATGGCGCAACGGGTGCAGGGAAAGTAAGACGTTACCTTCACACCTTCGATGAAGCGGTTCCTTATAATCAACTTCCCGGTACCTTTACCCCTTATCAAGAATTAGAAACAAACTCAGATATTTTGTTTTATGAAGGGCTACATGGTGGTGTGGTAACGGAGCAACATGATGTCGCAATGCACGTCGATTTGCTCATTGGCATGGTGCCAATTATTAACCTCGAATGGATCCAAAAACTGATCCGTGATACCAATGAGCGGGGTCACTCTCGTGAGGCTGTGATGAGTTCCATCGTCAACAGTATGGATGACTATATTCAGCACATCACACCACAGTTCTCTCGCACCCACATTAACTTTCAGCGCGTACCAACTGTCGATACGTCGAATCCATTTAGTGCCAAAGATATTCCTTCGCTTGACGAAAGCTTTGTGGTGATCCGGTTTCGAGGCATTGAAGACGTAAATTTCCCTTACTATTTACAAATGATCGATGGCAGTTTTATGTCTCGTATCAACACTCTCGTTGTACCTGGTGGGAAAATGGGCTTGGCAATGGAGTTAGTCCTTACACCGCTTATTCGCGATTTACTTGTGAAAAAACGCGCTCTTGAAAACATGGCGCCAGTTGATTTACCTATCTAA
- the yjjX gene encoding inosine/xanthosine triphosphatase, whose protein sequence is MKKLKILVGSKNPVKIAAAKTVFELYYPEHEIDCQGLHAPSEVPDQPIGEDETRIGAENRVLFLKANHDADFYCAMEGGAADFSFGPATFAYVVIANRDHTSIGRSSNLPLPPIFYQALLSGEELGNVLDNAFNTTNVKQKGGAIGLLTHHHATRESTYTQALTLAMAPFNFPELYIGV, encoded by the coding sequence GTGAAAAAATTAAAAATTCTTGTGGGTTCAAAAAATCCAGTCAAAATCGCTGCGGCAAAAACAGTTTTCGAATTGTATTATCCAGAACATGAAATTGATTGCCAAGGCCTTCATGCGCCAAGTGAAGTACCGGATCAACCCATTGGTGAAGATGAAACCCGTATTGGCGCAGAAAATCGTGTGCTCTTTTTAAAAGCCAATCATGACGCTGATTTCTACTGTGCAATGGAAGGTGGTGCCGCTGACTTTTCTTTTGGTCCGGCAACCTTTGCGTATGTCGTTATCGCCAATCGTGACCACACCAGTATTGGACGTAGCTCGAATCTGCCTTTGCCGCCAATTTTCTATCAGGCACTGCTGAGTGGTGAAGAGCTTGGTAATGTGTTGGACAACGCGTTTAATACCACCAACGTGAAGCAAAAAGGCGGCGCAATTGGCCTGCTTACACATCATCATGCGACACGAGAAAGTACCTATACGCAAGCCTTAACCCTCGCGATGGCGCCTTTTAACTTTCCTGAGCTGTATATAGGAGTGTGA
- the rlmB gene encoding 23S rRNA (guanosine(2251)-2'-O)-methyltransferase RlmB yields the protein MSSELIFGFHSIEAILAKEPERFLEIYALKGREDKRLNPVLEQARRFGISVQFMQRAALDRKADGEQHQGIIANIKPGKTYNERDLDTILQTNTSPFFLVLDGVTDPHNLGACLRSADAAGVHGLIVPKDKSAKLNATARKVACGAAETVPLIQVTNLARTLRDLKEAGVWIVGTAGETDTELFDASLTGPIAIVMGAEGDGMRRLTREHCDVLVKIPMVGSVSSLNVSVATGVCLFEVLRQRKAVAV from the coding sequence GTGAGCAGTGAATTGATTTTTGGCTTCCATTCGATTGAAGCTATTTTAGCAAAAGAGCCTGAGCGCTTTTTAGAAATTTACGCACTAAAAGGACGTGAAGATAAGCGTCTAAATCCGGTACTAGAGCAAGCCCGTCGTTTTGGCATTTCTGTGCAATTTATGCAGCGTGCAGCTTTAGATAGAAAAGCGGATGGTGAGCAGCATCAAGGGATCATCGCAAACATTAAGCCGGGTAAAACGTACAATGAGCGCGATTTAGATACCATCTTACAAACCAATACTTCACCGTTCTTTTTGGTGTTGGATGGTGTTACCGATCCGCATAACTTAGGCGCTTGTTTACGTAGCGCAGATGCGGCAGGTGTGCATGGGTTAATCGTACCGAAGGACAAATCGGCAAAGCTGAATGCAACGGCGCGGAAAGTGGCTTGTGGTGCAGCGGAAACGGTTCCGCTCATTCAAGTGACGAATTTAGCGCGTACCCTTCGTGATTTGAAAGAAGCGGGTGTTTGGATTGTGGGTACTGCCGGCGAGACGGACACCGAGTTGTTTGACGCAAGTTTAACTGGGCCTATTGCAATAGTAATGGGGGCCGAGGGCGATGGTATGCGTCGTTTAACGCGTGAGCACTGCGATGTTTTAGTCAAAATCCCAATGGTCGGCAGTGTATCGAGTTTAAACGTATCGGTTGCGACGGGCGTATGTTTGTTTGAAGTCCTACGTCAACGTAAAGCGGTCGCAGTTTAA
- a CDS encoding ATP-binding protein has translation MKELLLLHVVITLCSCVSTVFLWLNWRIHRNLHGTKEWALYGASLTLANAALTLQDYLPTQWMVLLANLFTFGCSYFFAKGTEAFYDRPISARLWLGLMLVCIPTLFWFALIDPNIQVRLSINYLVSSVSLFIALRALLMSTTISRQTIAENGLMFSIVVIWSALTARVVMLADFKATDSVLTPNLANEIFAVAVAIVPLVVGFSMCLLCSAKRERTLSTLQEQASLDADRKSRFLAMLSHELRTPLNAIVGHAHMLKRIPHEPAKHAQLCDTIEHAALSLADLANQVLLQAKGEVTPGQHQSTTLKAMVEPLFKLLRPLSIQKELNFHYAITPGFQDLHYTLVKEPVQLVLKNLLSNAIKYTDKGEVMLSISVEQQIGNNVRLTFAVSDTGPGISDELLEKIFDPFVTGQLVENIADGAGLGLALCQQLLSNVGSSLDAESVLDEGSCFRFSIECELSERTPIAMESELSPMPSSRMMCNVLVVEDVELNQKVIEHYLELAHCNYRIAGDLRQASQFLTEYAFDVVLLDMRLPDGYGLDWLTEIVPNLAVKQKPCFIALTGDVSQMDRIAYQRAGIFGCLDKPIEPQVLFSLLRQALGEPLEKQSGLLDLTAVDHLLSVVEEHYLQTKLMYLSDTYDYEIAQLQGLADIGAEEALTEKLDKLVSESAALGMQSLTEKLKSLAEIENAVENYNWSELRMCIKQSLEELKQYCREFRAKEASPD, from the coding sequence ATGAAAGAACTGTTGCTATTACATGTAGTCATCACGTTATGCTCTTGTGTGAGTACGGTTTTCTTATGGTTAAATTGGCGTATTCATCGCAATCTGCACGGTACGAAAGAGTGGGCGCTTTATGGTGCTAGCCTCACTCTGGCCAATGCCGCGTTAACACTGCAAGACTATTTACCAACTCAGTGGATGGTGTTGCTAGCCAACTTATTCACCTTTGGTTGCAGTTACTTTTTTGCAAAAGGCACAGAAGCATTTTATGACAGGCCAATTTCGGCACGTTTGTGGCTGGGCCTCATGCTGGTTTGTATACCCACATTGTTTTGGTTTGCCCTTATTGACCCGAATATCCAAGTACGTTTATCGATAAATTATCTTGTGTCGTCTGTGAGCTTGTTTATTGCACTTCGAGCACTATTAATGTCGACGACAATTTCAAGACAAACCATCGCTGAGAATGGTTTGATGTTTTCTATCGTGGTGATCTGGTCGGCATTGACGGCTCGCGTGGTCATGCTGGCTGATTTTAAAGCCACAGACAGTGTACTTACCCCTAATCTTGCCAATGAAATCTTTGCGGTTGCCGTTGCGATTGTGCCTTTAGTGGTTGGTTTTTCGATGTGTTTACTGTGTAGTGCGAAACGAGAGCGTACGCTTTCAACACTGCAAGAGCAGGCAAGTTTAGATGCAGATAGAAAGAGTCGTTTTCTTGCGATGTTAAGTCATGAGCTACGCACACCTCTAAACGCGATTGTCGGCCATGCACACATGCTTAAGCGTATACCACATGAGCCAGCGAAGCACGCGCAACTTTGCGATACGATTGAACACGCCGCTTTATCGCTGGCTGATTTAGCGAATCAAGTCTTGTTGCAAGCTAAAGGCGAGGTGACTCCTGGTCAGCATCAATCCACGACCCTTAAAGCGATGGTGGAACCGTTGTTTAAATTGTTACGCCCTTTGTCTATTCAGAAAGAGCTAAATTTCCACTATGCCATCACGCCAGGTTTTCAAGATTTACATTACACCTTGGTCAAAGAACCCGTTCAACTAGTGCTGAAAAATCTTCTATCCAATGCGATTAAGTACACGGATAAAGGCGAAGTTATGCTATCGATCAGTGTTGAGCAGCAAATCGGCAATAATGTGCGCCTGACCTTTGCGGTATCCGATACTGGACCAGGGATTTCGGACGAGCTGCTTGAGAAGATTTTTGATCCATTTGTGACTGGACAACTTGTTGAAAATATTGCGGATGGGGCTGGTTTGGGGCTGGCACTTTGTCAGCAGTTGCTCAGCAATGTGGGAAGCAGTCTCGATGCAGAGTCCGTACTCGATGAGGGCAGTTGTTTCCGTTTTTCCATTGAGTGTGAATTGAGTGAAAGAACCCCAATTGCGATGGAATCTGAACTCAGCCCAATGCCATCCAGTAGGATGATGTGCAATGTACTTGTGGTTGAAGATGTTGAGTTAAATCAGAAAGTGATTGAACATTATCTAGAGCTTGCACATTGTAACTATCGAATTGCAGGCGATTTGCGACAAGCGAGCCAATTCTTGACTGAATACGCCTTTGACGTTGTGTTATTAGACATGCGTTTACCGGATGGCTATGGGTTAGATTGGTTGACTGAGATTGTGCCCAATCTCGCTGTAAAGCAAAAGCCCTGTTTTATCGCGTTAACAGGTGATGTTTCGCAAATGGACCGAATTGCGTATCAACGTGCTGGGATCTTTGGCTGTTTAGACAAACCCATTGAACCTCAAGTCTTGTTTAGTCTTTTGCGTCAAGCGCTGGGTGAGCCTCTCGAAAAACAAAGTGGGCTACTCGATTTAACGGCAGTTGACCATCTGTTGTCTGTGGTAGAAGAGCACTATTTGCAGACCAAGTTAATGTATCTTTCGGATACGTATGACTATGAAATTGCGCAGTTACAAGGTTTGGCGGACATTGGAGCTGAAGAGGCGTTGACAGAGAAGCTAGATAAGTTAGTCAGTGAAAGTGCTGCGTTGGGCATGCAGTCGCTTACAGAAAAATTGAAGTCATTAGCGGAAATTGAAAATGCGGTTGAAAATTACAACTGGTCTGAACTTCGCATGTGCATCAAACAAAGTTTAGAAGAACTGAAACAGTATTGCCGAGAGTTTCGAGCGAAAGAAGCAAGTCCTGATTAA
- a CDS encoding response regulator transcription factor translates to MIKVLVVEDQALVRGAISALLGLDPHIDVIAEASNGKEALQSLQEHTPDIVLTDIEMPEVTGLELAEHLKKSGHKAKVVIMTTFSRAGYIRRALNHGVRGFVLKEAPSEYLVDTLKKVMQGQKVIDPELAINALDDADPLTEKERKALRLAGEGMTTAQIANNLYLGEGTVRNYLSEAISKLNATNRIDAARIAKQKGWL, encoded by the coding sequence ATGATTAAAGTACTAGTGGTTGAAGACCAAGCGTTGGTTCGAGGGGCGATCAGTGCCTTGTTGGGCCTTGATCCACATATTGATGTGATTGCGGAAGCAAGCAACGGCAAAGAAGCACTGCAATCACTACAAGAACATACTCCAGATATCGTTTTGACCGACATTGAAATGCCGGAAGTCACCGGACTTGAATTGGCTGAACATCTAAAAAAAAGTGGCCATAAGGCAAAAGTCGTGATCATGACCACCTTCTCTAGAGCGGGTTATATTCGTCGAGCACTTAATCACGGAGTGCGGGGTTTTGTGCTAAAAGAAGCGCCAAGTGAGTACCTCGTTGATACCCTAAAAAAAGTCATGCAAGGCCAAAAAGTCATTGACCCAGAGCTCGCCATAAATGCGTTAGATGATGCCGATCCTTTGACTGAGAAGGAGCGTAAAGCACTGAGACTAGCTGGCGAAGGAATGACAACAGCACAAATTGCTAATAATTTGTATCTTGGGGAAGGGACCGTCAGAAACTACCTTTCCGAAGCAATATCAAAGCTTAATGCGACAAACCGAATTGATGCAGCACGAATTGCTAAGCAAAAAGGATGGCTCTAA
- the yjjG gene encoding pyrimidine 5'-nucleotidase → MKYTHILFDADETLFSFNAFLGLKTLFAEYGVEFTENDNKAYQAVNAPLWVEYQNGKINARTLQVTRFKAWGERLGVSPEELNEGFLNAMASICEPLPGARSMLLRLKGKASLGIITNGFAALQERRLAHTGLRDCFEHIVISELIGCAKPDPRIFAHTLNLFGNPDKAKVLMVGDTAASDILGANQFGIDSCWLQHPGAVCPETIQPTYTVNSLVELEDLLLGFGY, encoded by the coding sequence TTGAAGTACACGCACATTTTATTCGATGCGGACGAAACCTTATTTAGTTTCAATGCCTTCCTCGGCCTTAAAACGTTGTTTGCAGAGTACGGCGTTGAATTCACTGAAAACGATAACAAAGCCTATCAAGCCGTCAACGCGCCGCTCTGGGTGGAATACCAGAATGGCAAAATCAATGCCCGCACGTTACAAGTTACTCGCTTTAAAGCCTGGGGAGAACGCTTGGGTGTTTCGCCTGAAGAACTGAATGAAGGTTTTTTGAATGCTATGGCCAGCATATGTGAGCCTTTACCAGGGGCACGCTCAATGCTCCTACGCCTAAAAGGCAAAGCATCGCTTGGCATTATCACCAATGGCTTTGCTGCGCTGCAAGAAAGACGTCTCGCACATACGGGCTTAAGAGATTGCTTTGAACATATTGTCATTTCGGAACTGATTGGTTGTGCAAAACCGGATCCACGTATCTTCGCACACACTCTCAATCTATTTGGCAATCCCGATAAAGCGAAAGTGCTTATGGTTGGTGACACTGCGGCATCTGACATTTTAGGTGCAAACCAATTTGGCATAGATTCATGCTGGCTTCAACATCCCGGTGCGGTTTGCCCTGAAACAATCCAGCCAACCTACACCGTAAACTCATTGGTGGAGTTAGAAGATTTATTGCTTGGATTTGGTTACTAA
- the rnr gene encoding ribonuclease R, whose translation MSKQDPYLSREQEKYDNPVPSREFILEHIAKAGKATSFADLCKAMNVLDTERQDNFKRRLRAMERDGQLHFNKFKRYVIPTDDGLVKGRVIGHRDGFGFLEVEGEPKDWFIAKHQMQSVMHGDWVLAKAASRGSGGKVEARIVRVLDGERSPIIGRFFKEKGSSIVVPEDPRITQEIIVLPGGEGGARHNQMVQVQITQPPSRNMNAVGKIIDVLGEHMAPGMEIEVALRNHDIPHVWPEAVLAQVAPLGEEVDEAAKIERVDLRSLPLVTIDGEDARDFDDAVFCERKKSGGWRLWVAIADVSHYVTKGSPLDLEAIERGNSVYFPEQVIPMLPKVLSNGLCSLNPQVDRLCMVAEMTIADSGKLSGYKFYQAVMNSHARLTYTQVHQILQGDEVLREKYQTLVPHLVDLHQLYMTLKATRLERGAMEFETLETRFVFNAQRKIEAIVPLVRNDAHKLIEECMILANVAAAKLLEKHEAPALYRVHDEPDQEKLSHFRQFLHDLGVENSLPLDPSPIELSNAISSLGPRPELELIQTMLLRSMKQAVYQAENIGHYGLALPAYAHFTSPIRRYPDLVVHRAIKAILAAQGQVVSGAFAYETEEVNQLGEQCSTTERRADDATREVADWLKCEFMQDHVGSEFTGVVSSVTNFGLFVRLDDFQIDGMIHVSTLGQEYFHYDGAKQVLVGEHSKTVFRLGDKLTVQVASVSLDDRRINLVLAGEAIPDRYARRSRTKGDSNKSSAAKSVREQLRVGDVPGKKGKKPSKKGKVAKSTGKAGKDTKKSVKKTKAKRPGKNARKRNKA comes from the coding sequence ATGTCAAAACAAGACCCATATCTAAGTCGTGAGCAAGAAAAATACGATAACCCCGTTCCAAGTCGTGAGTTTATTTTAGAGCATATAGCCAAAGCTGGTAAGGCAACCTCGTTTGCCGATCTGTGTAAAGCAATGAATGTGCTTGATACGGAGCGCCAAGACAATTTTAAACGCCGACTACGTGCAATGGAACGTGATGGTCAATTGCATTTTAATAAATTCAAACGGTATGTGATCCCAACGGATGATGGCTTAGTGAAAGGTCGAGTCATCGGTCATCGTGATGGATTTGGATTTCTTGAGGTTGAAGGTGAACCAAAAGATTGGTTTATTGCAAAACATCAGATGCAATCGGTCATGCATGGTGATTGGGTGCTTGCCAAAGCGGCCAGTCGGGGCTCGGGCGGTAAAGTCGAAGCGCGTATTGTGCGTGTGTTAGATGGCGAACGTTCACCGATCATTGGTCGATTTTTCAAAGAGAAAGGCTCCTCTATTGTCGTGCCTGAAGACCCGCGCATCACGCAAGAAATTATCGTGTTACCGGGTGGTGAAGGCGGTGCACGGCACAATCAAATGGTGCAAGTGCAAATCACTCAACCCCCTTCACGGAATATGAATGCGGTAGGCAAAATAATTGATGTACTCGGTGAGCATATGGCTCCGGGTATGGAAATCGAAGTGGCATTGCGAAACCATGACATCCCTCACGTGTGGCCGGAAGCCGTACTTGCGCAAGTTGCACCGTTAGGTGAAGAAGTAGACGAAGCTGCGAAAATTGAGCGCGTTGACTTGCGTTCACTGCCTCTGGTTACCATTGATGGTGAAGATGCTCGAGACTTCGATGACGCGGTGTTTTGTGAGCGCAAAAAGTCTGGCGGTTGGCGCCTTTGGGTTGCAATCGCTGATGTGTCGCACTATGTGACGAAAGGCAGCCCACTTGATCTCGAAGCGATAGAGCGTGGTAACTCAGTGTATTTCCCTGAGCAAGTCATCCCAATGTTGCCAAAAGTGCTATCAAATGGACTTTGTTCGTTGAATCCGCAAGTAGACCGTTTATGCATGGTCGCAGAAATGACGATAGCAGATTCGGGTAAGTTATCAGGCTATAAATTTTATCAAGCGGTGATGAATTCCCATGCTCGTTTGACCTACACCCAAGTACATCAAATACTCCAAGGTGATGAAGTACTCCGTGAGAAATATCAAACGCTAGTGCCACATTTGGTTGACTTACACCAGCTCTATATGACGTTGAAAGCAACGCGCTTAGAGCGAGGCGCCATGGAGTTTGAAACGTTAGAAACCCGTTTTGTGTTCAATGCTCAGCGTAAGATTGAAGCCATTGTTCCTCTTGTGCGTAATGATGCTCATAAACTAATTGAAGAATGCATGATTTTGGCCAACGTAGCGGCGGCGAAACTGTTGGAAAAGCATGAAGCCCCAGCGTTATATCGTGTACATGATGAACCAGACCAAGAAAAGCTCAGTCATTTTAGACAATTTTTACATGATCTTGGGGTAGAAAACAGCCTACCACTAGATCCATCACCGATTGAGCTGAGCAATGCGATTAGTTCTCTGGGTCCACGTCCTGAATTGGAATTAATTCAGACCATGTTGCTTCGCTCAATGAAGCAAGCGGTGTATCAAGCGGAAAACATTGGACACTATGGTTTAGCGTTACCTGCTTATGCGCACTTTACATCTCCTATTCGTCGTTACCCAGATTTAGTGGTCCATCGCGCCATCAAAGCAATTTTAGCGGCTCAAGGACAAGTGGTTTCAGGCGCATTTGCCTATGAAACAGAAGAAGTAAATCAGCTCGGTGAGCAATGTTCGACAACAGAACGTCGAGCTGATGACGCGACGCGTGAAGTTGCGGATTGGTTGAAATGTGAGTTCATGCAAGACCATGTTGGCAGTGAATTCACGGGGGTTGTCTCTTCGGTGACGAATTTTGGCTTGTTTGTGCGTCTCGACGATTTCCAGATTGACGGCATGATCCATGTCAGTACGCTTGGTCAGGAATATTTCCATTACGATGGTGCTAAACAAGTGTTGGTGGGTGAGCACAGCAAAACGGTGTTCCGTTTGGGTGATAAACTCACGGTTCAGGTTGCTTCTGTAAGCTTAGATGACAGGCGTATAAATTTGGTGTTAGCGGGAGAGGCAATTCCTGACCGCTACGCGCGTCGCAGCCGTACCAAGGGCGATAGTAACAAGTCGTCTGCTGCCAAGAGCGTCCGAGAGCAATTACGTGTTGGCGACGTGCCAGGTAAAAAAGGCAAGAAACCAAGCAAAAAAGGCAAAGTAGCAAAGTCGACCGGAAAAGCAGGCAAAGACACTAAAAAGTCTGTGAAAAAGACAAAAGCAAAACGCCCGGGTAAAAATGCCCGAAAACGCAATAAAGCTTAA
- the dusA gene encoding tRNA dihydrouridine(20/20a) synthase DusA, with translation MTDLSPKNTTSDFRRFSVAPMLDWTDRHCRTFHRKLTKHAVLYTEMVTTGAIIFGKGDYLSFGEHEMPVALQLGGSDPKALAECAKRAAEHGYSEINLNVGCPSDRVQNGRFGACLMAEPKLVAECVAAMQAEVSIPVTVKTRIGIDEQDSYEFLTQLIEDCHDVGCDDVIIHARKAWLKGLSPKENREIPPLDYPRVYQLKKDYPQLHVSINGGIKTIEECQHHLQFVDGVMVGREAYANPFMLSQVDELIYGEAPFTMTKHEVVRSMYDYIETQMTQGSNFWHIARHMLGIFQNQQGARLFRRHLSENGHKKTADLSVLEAALALVPE, from the coding sequence ATGACTGACTTATCCCCAAAAAACACAACGAGTGACTTCCGTCGTTTTTCCGTGGCCCCCATGCTCGATTGGACGGACCGTCATTGCCGTACTTTTCACCGTAAGCTGACAAAACACGCTGTGCTGTATACCGAGATGGTTACGACAGGGGCAATTATTTTCGGTAAAGGCGATTACCTCAGTTTTGGTGAACATGAAATGCCCGTGGCATTGCAACTTGGTGGTTCAGATCCAAAAGCGTTGGCGGAATGTGCGAAACGAGCTGCAGAGCATGGTTACAGTGAAATTAATTTAAACGTAGGTTGTCCATCCGATCGTGTTCAGAATGGTCGTTTTGGCGCTTGTTTAATGGCTGAACCGAAATTAGTGGCTGAATGTGTGGCGGCGATGCAGGCGGAAGTATCAATTCCTGTAACGGTTAAAACACGGATAGGCATTGATGAACAAGATTCGTATGAGTTTCTAACTCAGTTGATTGAAGATTGTCATGATGTTGGCTGTGATGATGTCATTATCCATGCACGTAAAGCGTGGCTAAAAGGCCTAAGTCCAAAAGAGAACCGTGAAATTCCACCACTCGATTACCCACGTGTTTATCAGCTGAAAAAAGATTACCCACAACTACACGTAAGCATTAATGGTGGCATTAAAACCATCGAAGAATGCCAACATCACTTGCAATTTGTCGACGGTGTGATGGTAGGCCGCGAAGCGTACGCAAACCCGTTTATGCTAAGCCAGGTGGATGAACTGATTTACGGAGAGGCGCCGTTTACAATGACGAAGCATGAAGTCGTTCGCAGTATGTACGACTACATCGAAACGCAAATGACGCAGGGCTCCAACTTCTGGCATATTGCGCGCCATATGTTAGGCATTTTCCAAAACCAGCAAGGTGCACGTTTATTCAGACGCCATTTGTCAGAAAACGGGCATAAGAAAACGGCCGATCTTAGTGTGTTAGAAGCTGCTCTCGCCCTCGTACCAGAATAA